A window of the Vigna angularis cultivar LongXiaoDou No.4 chromosome 3, ASM1680809v1, whole genome shotgun sequence genome harbors these coding sequences:
- the LOC108324970 gene encoding phytosulfokine receptor 2, translating into MDHAFQAIVAAIGSFFVVTLLLAGVIILCQQYRNSSKARTRAIQRSTRPAPARDASFSLAVVDASWSSDPNLIKITWEELAVATENFSPHLIVGDGSFGLVYKARLSTNALVAVKKLSPDAFQGFREFRAEMETLSKLNHPNIVRILGYWASGPERLLVYEFIEKGNLDQWLHEPDLSRSPLSWETRVNIIRGVAHGLSYLHGLEKPVIHRDIKASNILLDSKFQAHIADFGLARRMDKTHSHVSTQFAGTMGYMPPEYIEGSNVANPKVDVYSFGILMIETMSSHRPNLPMKLGQSDIGMVQWARKMKEQNAEMEMVDVNISREGLIEESVREYVRIACECTSQLQKERPSMPEVVEWLDSTPLKLFIPP; encoded by the coding sequence ATGGACCACGCTTTCCAAGCCATCGTCGCTGCCATAGGTAGCTTCTTCGTCGTCACGCTTCTCCTCGCCGGCGTCATCATCCTCTGCCAGCAGTACCGCAACTCCTCCAAAGCCCGCACCCGCGCCATTCAGAGATCAACTCGACCCGCCCCCGCCCGCGATGCCTCTTTTTCTCTAGCCGTTGTCGACGCCAGCTGGTCCTCCGACCCCAACCTCATCAAGATCACGTGGGAAGAGCTCGCCGTCGCCACCGAAAACTTCTCTCCGCACCTCATCGTCGGCGACGGCAGCTTCGGCCTCGTCTACAAGGCCCGCCTCTCCACCAACGCCCTCGTCGCCGTCAAGAAGCTCTCTCCTGACGCCTTCCAGGGTTTCCGCGAGTTCCGGGCGGAGATGGAAACCCTAAGCAAACTTAACCACCCAAACATCGTCAGAATCCTCGGGTACTGGGCCTCCGGCCCGGAACGCTTACTCGTCTATGAATTCATCGAAAAGGGAAACCTCGATCAGTGGCTCCACGAGCCCGATCTCTCCCGCTCCCCCCTGTCCTGGGAAACTCGAGTCAACATCATACGCGGCGTGGCCCATGGGCTTTCCTACCTCCACGGGCTCGAGAAGCCCGTCATTCATCGCGACATAAAGGCCAGCAACATCTTGCTGGACTCCAAGTTTCAGGCCCACATCGCTGATTTTGGGCTTGCCCGCAGGATGGATAAAACGCACTCCCACGTTTCGACGCAGTTCGCCGGCACTATGGGGTACATGCCGCCCGAGTACATTGAAGGGTCGAATGTGGCGAACCCGAAGGTGGATGTGTATAGTTTTGGGATTTTGATGATCGAGACGATGTCGAGTCACCGGCCCAATTTGCCAATGAAATTGGGCCAGAGTGACATTGGGATGGTCCAGTGGGCGAGGAAGATGAAGGAGCAAAATGCGGAGATGGAGATGGTTGATGTGAATATTTCAAGAGAAGGGTTGATTGAGGAAAGTGTGAGGGAGTATGTGCGCATCGCTTGTGAGTGCACCAGTCAATTGCAGAAGGAAAGACCATCAATGCCAGAAGTTGTAGAATGGTTGGATTCCACGCCTCTCAAACTTTTCATCCCACCATAA